The following is a genomic window from Thaumasiovibrio subtropicus.
CATTGACAGCGCTTACCCTGAAGGCTTCTATCTGAAAGGCTTTGCGTGCTACGTCAAATAGCGCAAATGTGTTAAAACAATTCACAACATTGATACGCTACCGCCTGAGTCATTCAGGCGGTTTTTTAATGCTGAAAATAACCTGAAAGAAAGCTGGATTTTCCTTTTTCTTAGTCAATGAGTTTGCCAAAATACGGCGGTCATTCTTAAACGTAAAGGAAATCCCATGCTTCCTCGCCTTCTACGACACGGCACTTTTGCACTTGCTGCGCTCGCATCATTCAGTGCAGCAGCACAAGTGACTATCGCGTTACCACAACATGGTGAGTGGGTACTCGTCAATGGTGTAAAAGCACCTGAAGGGCAGACCATCACTGTCGAAAATGGTTGGCACCAGTTAGCCTTTCGTATGCGCACGGATTACCGCCACAACGGCGATATTGAGCTTTATACTTCTCCTGTCCAGATCGTCACTTTTGAAGCCTACGATCAAACCCTAGACATTGATCTACCTGAGATTCGAAATCCCAATCAAGCGCGTCAGTTTAGTCGCAACCCAAAGTTTACTATTGACGACGCGAACCAACTTCCCATTGCTTACAACACTGATATCTTGACCTTTGAAGGTTTTCAGATTGGCCGGAACTACGAGCAAGAAATTGCCCAGTACAACCAAACGGGTGGAAAAGCCGCATTGCAGCAAGCCGTTGCCATCGCGAACCTGCCTGAAGGTATTGAAGATAACAAGCAAAGCGCTCAGACAGCGGTCAATAGCAACGTGGGCGAAAACAGTGCGACGCCAGACTCCGAATCTGAAATGGTCGCAGAGATGCTGAACTTTTGGTGGGATAAAGCGGATATCGAGACTCGAGCGGCATTTAAAGCCCAAATCAGTGCTGAGTAATTTTGTCTAGCCACATAAACTCAAGCCACCGTATTCGCGCTAAACAGTGAACAGCAGCAGCGGCCTCTCCGCTACCCGTGGTCGTTGCTGCTTTTACCGATAAGAATGCCTTGATCGACAAAGCCAAACTGGCGTTAAGACTTGAAGTCGACATCCACCCATACTAATCGGTGATCGCTATACACAGACGCTAACTGGCGTCGCCGTGCATCCTCAAGCAAGCTTCGATGAGGTTCGCGTTTTTCTGGCCAAAACACCCCGCTGTCCTTCACCGCTAGTCCGGCACTGGGTAGCACATAATCGAGACGTAAGCCGTTGAGATGGGTCCAAAATACCGATTTACCCGCACGATGCACATCCTGTCTTTGTAGCGATATGCCGTGAAAGAAAGCCCCTTTGCTTCTAGGCTGTTGTCGCCCTAACGCCACTTGGCGATGGAGGCGCGGATGAGAAAGCAACGAATGAATCACGCTCGCCTCTCCCTCACCATCATAAGGATCATTGTTAAGATCCCCGAGGACGACAAACTCACACTGGTCATTCAGCCCCCCCTTGCCACCTTGATCACTCCTTAGATAGGTTGCGTTATCGATGATATCGATCAGTAACTGAATTTCATCTTGGTTGCGACGTTGATTGCGCTTCTCATCGCCATCGAACACAGGTGGCGTCGGATGACAGCACAAGACATGTATCTGCTTCCCTAATACATTGATAGGCACAAGGAGATGGTTCTTGGACGAAAGAGGCAATTCACTTTCACGTTCTGGCAAGTAGTAATTCGTAGGGATGTGATGATGAGGCATTGACCGCCATGCCATGTTTTGCCAACTCTTCACCTGATCAGCATCGATTGGGAACCTTGAAAGGAGTACAAAATTATACTGGCCTAGAAACTCGCCAAACCCTATACCATCTGCTGGCAGCTTAGGTTTACCAGAATGCGTCAACCCGGTTTGACAGCAGCGTCCGGTATTACTCTCTGCAACATAGCTGTAGGGATAATCGATGGGCTCACCCAATAAGGCCTCATCCTCTCCCAAGCAATAGCGCTGCACAAATCGCTCAACAGTGCGCGTTGCTTCTTCGTCACCTTGATGATCAAATTCAGCGAGCAAAAGAATATCAGGACGATTCAGTCTGAGTGTTGAAGCTATTCGAGAAATTCGGTCATCAAGGTTTTCAGCATCAAGCAAGCCATTCAACTTACCTGCGTGGGAATAGGACAAGGCCACATTAAACTGTGCCAGACGGATAGCCATTATTATCTCACCATCAGCATTTCTAAAACCGAATAATAGACGCTGACAGTCATGTCGCTCAAGGGAAAACCCATCTCTCTAGGGCGAGAGATCAACATCCTGAGCGTTCAACATCGCAGCCAAAGCACTATATATCTGAACCGCATCTTCAGCCGCACGATGCCTTGCCGGGCCAAGAGCGTGGAACTGATCTTGAAATGCCCTTGAGCTCAAGCCTTTAGTCGTTAGCCACTGATTGATCTCTAGTAATGTGAACGAAGGACGCATGTGTGCGGCACGATACAAACGTCCCAGCCAGAACAGATCCCATTCGCTGTCACACAGCACAACCTCAAACTGGCCTAAGTAACGATTGAGCGCTTGGCATACATCCGCCACATTTTCACCCTGCTGCTCTAAATCAACGCGACGCAATCGATGAATCTCTTCCGCAGCCTCGTCCCAATGTTGCCAGTCATCCGCTGTCAGAGGGTTAATTAGCCAATTCAATGGCGTTGCGTTAGCAAAGCAAATACCTACTTCAATCGGGTACGAGGTTTGGCTCAATCCCGACGCCTCAAAATCCAGCGTTGCTAAAGTGCACAATCCCGGTGCGACTTCAGTCATGTGATCTCCAATTTCACTCACACTATCCATACTTCTTCCTTGTCTACAACTCTATTGTAGCAGCGCGCTGTACACCCTAAATTGCAACCTTAGAATGTCTTTGATTCCACAGCAATACCGACTAGATTGATAAAATCTCAAACCTATACTCATATATGGTCTTCCCTCTATTGGCAAGATACCAATGTCGATAAAAGGGACAGGTTGCTTTCATATATCCGGCCTATGCGTGAAGCTCGTGTGGCTTCTGGCCTTGATGACACTTCGCGCATATAGCCCTTATCAAATTAACGGTTTTGGTAAACCTTTGAGTATATCAGGGTCCCTATATGCTGGTCTTACCTGTTTTTCATCTAAACTGCTATCTACGCAATATCTGGTGTGTGACGCTTTAGTTAAATCTTTCTGTTAAACCGCCGCTGGCGCTTTATAGCTTTCTCCTCGACAGATAATGACCCACGCGATACGGATTATCTTATTCGCCAGCGCCACCACAGCCTTGTTAAAACCTCGCCTTTCAACCAGCCGCAATATCCATTGACTAAGCCTGTCTGTTTTGCCATCGGCTCGACTCACAACCGCTCTTGCACCATGAACCACGAATGACCTTAACTGCTGATTCCCTCGCTTTGTAATGCCAAGCAATACCTCTCGACCTCCCGTGCTAAATTGCTTGGGCACTAAACCTAAGGCTGCTGACGCATCACGCCCTCGTTTAAATTGCTCACCACTTCCCATCCAGGCTCTTAAGGAAAAACTCACCACGGGACCAATACCTGGCACTTTTATCAAACGCTGACAAACGTCTTTTTGCTTCACTTTTTCGGCCAACCTTTCGTCGTACCACTGTAGCTCTTCGTCAAGCCTTTCGAGTTGTGTGTATTGCCTGAATAAAAGCGCTCGAAATTCGTCGGTTAAGCCGTTCTCAACATCTTCTAGAATAAAAGGCAGCGATTTACGCAATACCTGACTTCCTCTCGCCAGCACTACCCCATACTCCGCCAGCAACCCTCTCACATGATTGATTAAGCGCTTTCTGTCACTACTCACGTGTTGACGCATGAGCAAAAAAGTTTGGTCGTCTTGCTGCGCTAGGGATTTGACCGCAACGGGGCGAATCGCACCGTGCTGACACGCTTCTGCGATGGCCTTTGCATCGTTATAGTCATTCTTTTGGCCTCGTAAATAGCCTTTCACATGCTGAGCGGGAAGTAATACAACAGAGTGCCCTAGCTGGCCTATTTTTCGTCCCCAGTAATGCGCTGTACCGCATGCTTCCATCGCAATGACACAAGTCTCTAGCTTCGAGAGATAGCCAATGAGCTGTTGTCGATTTAATTTCTTTCTCTCAACTTGCTTACCCTGTTTGTCCAACATGATGAAGTAAAAGTATTCTTTGCTAAATCGATACCAATGGTTTTACACTTATTCATGGTCTTCCCTCGTTTTTAGATAGGCGATTTATCAACGCTATCTTGGCACATTGCGATG
Proteins encoded in this region:
- a CDS encoding DUF2057 domain-containing protein; translation: MLPRLLRHGTFALAALASFSAAAQVTIALPQHGEWVLVNGVKAPEGQTITVENGWHQLAFRMRTDYRHNGDIELYTSPVQIVTFEAYDQTLDIDLPEIRNPNQARQFSRNPKFTIDDANQLPIAYNTDILTFEGFQIGRNYEQEIAQYNQTGGKAALQQAVAIANLPEGIEDNKQSAQTAVNSNVGENSATPDSESEMVAEMLNFWWDKADIETRAAFKAQISAE
- a CDS encoding endonuclease/exonuclease/phosphatase family protein, coding for MAIRLAQFNVALSYSHAGKLNGLLDAENLDDRISRIASTLRLNRPDILLLAEFDHQGDEEATRTVERFVQRYCLGEDEALLGEPIDYPYSYVAESNTGRCCQTGLTHSGKPKLPADGIGFGEFLGQYNFVLLSRFPIDADQVKSWQNMAWRSMPHHHIPTNYYLPERESELPLSSKNHLLVPINVLGKQIHVLCCHPTPPVFDGDEKRNQRRNQDEIQLLIDIIDNATYLRSDQGGKGGLNDQCEFVVLGDLNNDPYDGEGEASVIHSLLSHPRLHRQVALGRQQPRSKGAFFHGISLQRQDVHRAGKSVFWTHLNGLRLDYVLPSAGLAVKDSGVFWPEKREPHRSLLEDARRRQLASVYSDHRLVWVDVDFKS
- a CDS encoding IS110 family transposase, translated to MLDKQGKQVERKKLNRQQLIGYLSKLETCVIAMEACGTAHYWGRKIGQLGHSVVLLPAQHVKGYLRGQKNDYNDAKAIAEACQHGAIRPVAVKSLAQQDDQTFLLMRQHVSSDRKRLINHVRGLLAEYGVVLARGSQVLRKSLPFILEDVENGLTDEFRALLFRQYTQLERLDEELQWYDERLAEKVKQKDVCQRLIKVPGIGPVVSFSLRAWMGSGEQFKRGRDASAALGLVPKQFSTGGREVLLGITKRGNQQLRSFVVHGARAVVSRADGKTDRLSQWILRLVERRGFNKAVVALANKIIRIAWVIICRGESYKAPAAV